The DNA region GGAAAAACCAATCGGGCCGCCCTGCCGCATTCAACCGGTGCGGACCGGTGCCGAGCACCTGAACCACCCTGCCGATCGCTCCATCCTGGATCAAGCGGCCGGCATGAACCGCGCTCTCCACATGAAGTCGTTCGCTGTAGTAAACCATGTATTTTCTGCCGGTTTCCGCCGCTTTCGCCCGGGCGGCCTCTACCTGCTCCAGCGTCGTAAACGGCGTTTTGTCGGTAAAATAATCCTTGCCGTGCGCCATTACCTTGAGCCCAAGCCCGCAGCGTTCCGAAGGGATGGCCGCAGCCGCGACCAGCTTCACCTCCGGATCCTCCAATATTTGCGCTTCGGAGGAAGCCGGCCGTACGCCGGGGTATGCCTCGCAGAATGCTTTTACCTTCCCAGGGTCCGGATCGTACACCCATTTCAGCGTTGCCCCCGCCTCGATAAGGCCGTTGCACATACCGTAAATATGCCCATGCTCCAAAGCCATGGCCGCTATCGCGAACTCCCCGGGCTTGCAGACCGGCTGGGCTTTGCCTACCGGCGCATATCGCATTCCATCACTCCGGTTCATATTGCTGCCTCCCCTATTTCTTGTATTTAGTAGGTTCCGAATGTTTTGCTCATATCGACGGGGCCGATCTCCCGCACCGTCTTCTCTCCGGTCGAGGCGGCGATCCGCTCCTGCAGAAGGTCATAGTACAGATCCTCATCCAGCGGCAGATCCACCCAGTTGTCCGTCCACGTGGACAGATGCATTGCATTCGACAGGGTAAGTCCATGGATTCCTTCTTCGCCCGGGGCGATTAACGGGGTGCCGTGCAATATGGCATCCGTAAAATTTTGAATAATGCCGTTATGCTGCGGATTGTCTCCCACAATCGGAACGTCGCACTTCCAGCATTCCGGTTCGCCGAAGCCGCCGGTATACTGACGGTTGAATTCCGGCTCCGGCACCCGAAGTCTCCAAAAAGTAAGATTGCCGTTTTCGATGACGATTTTCCCGCGGTCTCCCGTCACTTCAAACCGGTTCGTGCCCGGCGCTTCGCCGGTGGTCGTGATAAATACGGCGGTGGCGCCGTTTTCGTATTCCGCGTAAGCGGTCACGTCGTCTTCGACTTCGATGTTGCGGTACTTGCCGAACGCGCAAAATGCCCGAATTCTCTTCGGCATCATGCCGGTCGTCCATTGCCATAAATCGAGCTGGTGCGGAGATTGATTGATCAACACCCCGCCGCCTTCCCCGGACCAGGTCGCACGCCAGCCTCCCGAATCGTAATAGCTCTGGGAACGGTACCAGTTGGTCACGATCCAGTTCATGCGCCGGATTTCGCCGAGCTCTCCATCCGCAATCAGCTCCCGCAGCTTCTTATAAAGCGGATTGCATCGCTGATTGTACATGATCGAGAACACTTTGCCGCTTGCAGCCGCTGCGCTATTCATCTCGCGGACCTGCTTGGTATAGACGCCGGCCGGTTTCTCGATCAGCACATGCAGCCCCCGGTTCAGCGCCTGAATCGCTTCCTGCGGATGCCCGTAATGCGGAGTTGCTATAATGACCGCGTCCACCTCTCCTGATGTCATCATCGCATCCACGTCGCTAAAGATTTGCACATCCGAAGGCAGCGTCTCTTTGGCCGTCTCCTGCTTGGCCGGATTAAAATCGCATACGGCGCTGAGACGTGCTCCCGCGATCCGTCCAGCCGCGAGCGACTTGGCATGCGAGAAGCCCATTCCGAGACCGATCACACCAATACGAACTTGCTCCATACTGCAATCCTCCCTCATACGTATGCATTTTCAATTACGCATCTATGTTAATTAAGCGAATCCTACCTTACGCGAATTGTTTATCTTCGCTCCACTGCTTCATCTGCTCGGCAAAGCGAAGCAGCATCTCGGTCGAACCGTACGTGCCGCTAAAATCCTCGATACCGAAAAAGCCGTCATAACCAACCGACTTCAAATCCCGGATAACCTGACGCCACGGAACGGCGCCTTGCGCAAGCGGCGTCCATTCTCCGCTCCACGTCGCCTCGGTCCCGTCCTCTGACGGTTGCTTGCGGTAACCGCCATTTTTCACATGAACATGGGCCAAGTAAGGACCGAGGAGCTCCAGTCCCATGCGATAATTTTCGTAGCCTTCATGAACCATATTTCCTGGGTCGTACAATACGCCGACATGCTGGGGAGAGCAATGCGATACGAGCCGGTATGCAAGCCCGGCGCTCGGCGCAATGGTGTTGTGGTGCGTTTCAACCAATGCCTTAACATCGTAAGCGGCAGCCAACTCCTCAACCTCCAGCAGGTATTTTACAGCTTGCTCGTACAGCTCATTGTAGTTGGCGCTTCGATTGTAAGCCGGAATGCCGGCGCGTATGAAAGAGGCTCCGACCAGCTTGGCCGCCTTCATCACTTTTTCCGTTTCTGCCAGGTCGCCGCAGGTTAAATACGGAACGACGGCAATGCTCTGCCTGCCGTGCAGCTCCGCGGCATGCTTGAATCGCAGCCAGTCCTGCTCCGTCCCGCCGGGGTCCATGGAGCATTGATTATGCCTCCAGAAGGAAGGCTTCTCCTCCTCGGCTCCGACCGGGATTTCCTTAAATCGCCATTCGATCCCCTCGATACCGGCAACGGCTGCGGCCTTAGCCAGCTGTTCTGGCTGCAAGTCGGGGGTTGCAACCGTAAATACAGACAATTTCATGGTACGCCCATCCTCTCATATCCCCGATCATCGGGGAAATTTAACTATAATTGGACTCTTCCAATCCCGCCTGCCAGCGGTTACGATCTTAGGCTCCTCTACGAAGACAGCGCTGCCATTCCTGCTATGGCCGGATATGATCCATCGTAGCACAGTCCGATCTGCAAACCTATAGCTCCGTCTATGGACCTTAACCACAATCAAATAATGAGCGTAAA from Paenibacillus ihbetae includes:
- a CDS encoding Gfo/Idh/MocA family protein — protein: MNRSDGMRYAPVGKAQPVCKPGEFAIAAMALEHGHIYGMCNGLIEAGATLKWVYDPDPGKVKAFCEAYPGVRPASSEAQILEDPEVKLVAAAAIPSERCGLGLKVMAHGKDYFTDKTPFTTLEQVEAARAKAAETGRKYMVYYSERLHVESAVHAGRLIQDGAIGRVVQVLGTGPHRLNAAGRPDWFFRHEQYGGILCDIGSHQIEQFLFYAGCKDAQVLSSKVGNYANPMYPELEDFGDATLLGDNGATNYFRVDWLTPEGLGTWGDGRTFILGTDGYIELRKYIDIARHPHGDHLYLVNKDGEFHMELTGKVGYPFFGELILDCLERTERAMTQEHAFKAGELCVKAQNLAVRIG
- a CDS encoding Gfo/Idh/MocA family protein gives rise to the protein MEQVRIGVIGLGMGFSHAKSLAAGRIAGARLSAVCDFNPAKQETAKETLPSDVQIFSDVDAMMTSGEVDAVIIATPHYGHPQEAIQALNRGLHVLIEKPAGVYTKQVREMNSAAAASGKVFSIMYNQRCNPLYKKLRELIADGELGEIRRMNWIVTNWYRSQSYYDSGGWRATWSGEGGGVLINQSPHQLDLWQWTTGMMPKRIRAFCAFGKYRNIEVEDDVTAYAEYENGATAVFITTTGEAPGTNRFEVTGDRGKIVIENGNLTFWRLRVPEPEFNRQYTGGFGEPECWKCDVPIVGDNPQHNGIIQNFTDAILHGTPLIAPGEEGIHGLTLSNAMHLSTWTDNWVDLPLDEDLYYDLLQERIAASTGEKTVREIGPVDMSKTFGTY
- a CDS encoding sugar phosphate isomerase/epimerase family protein is translated as MKLSVFTVATPDLQPEQLAKAAAVAGIEGIEWRFKEIPVGAEEEKPSFWRHNQCSMDPGGTEQDWLRFKHAAELHGRQSIAVVPYLTCGDLAETEKVMKAAKLVGASFIRAGIPAYNRSANYNELYEQAVKYLLEVEELAAAYDVKALVETHHNTIAPSAGLAYRLVSHCSPQHVGVLYDPGNMVHEGYENYRMGLELLGPYLAHVHVKNGGYRKQPSEDGTEATWSGEWTPLAQGAVPWRQVIRDLKSVGYDGFFGIEDFSGTYGSTEMLLRFAEQMKQWSEDKQFA